Below is a window of Leuconostoc gasicomitatum LMG 18811 DNA.
TAAACGATAGGCCCCATCTGATTCTCGAATCTCTAAAGCACTATTTAAGTTGTTAGCATAATTTGTTGCTAACTCATCAATCAAAGTAATCACAGCTGACTTATCAAATTGTGTCATATGACAGATATCTTCAATCTTAATACCTTCATCTCCTGCTACAAATAACAGGGACTCTACTTGAGCTAGATTATTCATTATCGTCCAACTTTTCAATTTTTAAGAATATTTCTGATTGTGTATTTTCTTGGTGTAATGACACCTTATCTTCTTTAGCCATTTCAAGTAAAGCTAAAAAGGTCATTACCAACGGCTCGCGATCATAAACATTGTCAAATAGTGAATCAAAAGTCACCATGTCTCCAATTTTTTGAGTTGAAAAACGTTGTCTAATGTTCTTAATAGCTGTCGTCATAGTATATTTTTCACTGATAACGCGCCGGCTAATAGGTTTTTGTTGCTTTCTTTTCTTTAATAAATGCGCAAAAGCGGTTTGTAGATCAACTAATCCAAGACCTGGCGCTAACTTTGTTTCTAATTCAACATTAATTGGTGGTAACAAAGGTAATCTAGCAAATGATTGCTGATGTTGTTTCTCGCGTTCGCGCAATTGATCACTGGCTACTTGAAACTGCTTATAAGTCAGCAATTGCACCATCAATTCTTCACGTGGATCAAAATATGATTCTTCAACAAAATTTTCCTCAAAAATTTCTTGAGGTAGCAAGTCAGCCGACTTGATTTGCACGAGGGTCGCTGCCATGACAAGATACTCACTTGCAACATCTAATTGCATTTTTTTCTGTTCATGAATAAAAACTAAATATTGTTCCGTGATTTTGGCAATTTGTAAATCAAAAATATCCATCTCTGATTGCTTAATTAAATGTAGTAGTAGATCTAGCGGCCCTTCAAAATCACTTAATTTAATTGTTAAACTATGTGTTCCGATGACGACTTTCTCCATTTATTAATTAATTTTTGATTATCCAACGTCCCCATAACAAATACCGTTTGATTTTGATTTTGAAATTCCGATAACATCGCAAAATAATT
It encodes the following:
- a CDS encoding segregation and condensation protein A, yielding MEKVVIGTHSLTIKLSDFEGPLDLLLHLIKQSEMDIFDLQIAKITEQYLVFIHEQKKMQLDVASEYLVMAATLVQIKSADLLPQEIFEENFVEESYFDPREELMVQLLTYKQFQVASDQLREREKQHQQSFARLPLLPPINVELETKLAPGLGLVDLQTAFAHLLKKRKQQKPISRRVISEKYTMTTAIKNIRQRFSTQKIGDMVTFDSLFDNVYDREPLVMTFLALLEMAKEDKVSLHQENTQSEIFLKIEKLDDNE